The genomic window AGGGCCTTGGCCCGAAGGCCAATCTCCGTCCCTTTCGAGACGGCATCTCTCAGAATATCACCTGTAGACAGGTGTATCAAAGACCTTTTTTGAACCAGGCGCTTGGCCTGGGTTCCCTTTCCGCTGCCAGGGGCCCCGAGAAGGATATGGATTTTCATGGCGTCTTCGCTCCCGAGCGTGCCAGCCGGCCACCCCGGATGCGACCCTTCTCCAGGAACCCGTCGTAGCGGCGCATCACCTGATAGCTCTCAAGCTGGGCCACGGTATCCATGGCCACGCCCACGACGATGAGGAGGGAGGTTCCGCCGAAGTAGAAATTCAGTCCCGGCATGGAATTGGTGATCACGAGGGGAACGATGGAAACCAGGGCCAGGTAGACGGCGCCCGCGAAGGTCAGCTTCGAGAGGATGCTGTCCATGTAGACCGAGGTCTCCTTGCCGGGCCGGATGCCGGGGATGTAGCCCCCGGACCGCTTCATGTTGTCGGCGGTCTCGTCCGGATTGAAGACGATGCTGGTGTAGAAGAAGGCGAAGAAGATGACCACGCCCACGAAGATCGGGGTGTAGGTCCAGAAGTGGGACTGCGGGCTGATGTAGCTGGAGGCCTTGCTCAGCCACTCCCACCGCGTGAACTGGGCGATGGTGGCGGGGAAGAAGATCACCGAGCTGGCGAAGATCACCGGCATGACGCCCGCGGTGTTCACCTTGAGGGGCAGGTAGGAACTGCGCTGGCTGGCCATCCGGGAGGAATCCACCCGGCGGGCGTAGTGGATGGGGATGTTCCGGTAGGCGTTCTCCACGAGGACGACGGCCAGGAGGACGACGGTCATGGAAGCCAGCAGGAGGAGGAAGACGCCCGGAGGGGCCACGTTGCCGGCGCCCTTGAGGGACGCCATGAACATGGTGCCGATGGTCTCCATCGCCTTGGGCAGGCCCGAGACGATGCCGGCGAAGATCAGGAGCGAGATGCCGTTGCCGACCCCCCGGTCCGTGATCTGCTCGCCGATCCACATCACGAAGATGGTGCCGGTGGATAAGGTAAAGGCGCACAGGATCTTGAAGCCGAGGCCGGGATTGATGACCACGTCGGGCCCCAGGCTCTGGGCCAGGGACGCGATGCCGAAACCCTGCACGAAGGCCAGGCCCACGGTGAGGAACCGGGTCCACTGGTTGATCTTCTGGCGGCCGGCCTCGCCCTCCTTCTTCTGGAGGTTCTCGAGGGCCGGGACCACCGCGCCCATGAGCTGGAGCACGATGCTGGCCGTGATGTACGGGGTGATGCCCAGGGCGAACACCGAGAACTTCTTGAAGGCGCCGCCCGAGAACAGGTCAACCACGTTCAACAGATCCCCCGCCTTGCCCAGGTTCTTGGCCAGGGCTTCGGCGTTGACGCCGGGCACCGACACGTGCACGCCGAGCCGGTAGATCACCAGCATCGTCAGCGTGAACAGCAGGCGCTTGCGAAGTTCGGGGTTGGAGAACAACTGCCGGAGCTTTTCCATGCGTTTCAAATCCTAACGGGAAGGACTACTTGGACGCCTGCTTGGAGCAGGGGGGCTCCTGGATGGTGCCGCCGACGGCCAGGATGGCCTCGCGGGCGCCCTTGGTGACGCGGTCTGCCACCACGGTGATCTTGTGGGTCAGTTCGCCGCGCTTGAGGACCACGATCCCGCCCATCTTGGGGTCAAGCAGGTTCTTGTCCTTCATGGCTTCCAGGCACACGGTCTCGCCTTCGGCGAAATGGGTGCTGATGAAGTCCAGGCCCAGCTCCTGGAGCTGGATGGCATGGATGTTGGTGAAGCCGCGCTTGGGGAGGCGGCGGTGGAGGGGCATCTGGCCACCCTCGAAGCCGCGCTGAGAGCTGTAGCCCCGGCGGGACTTCTGGCCCTTTTCGCCGGCTCCGGCGGTCTTGCCGTTGCCGGAGCCCTTGCCCCGGCCGATGCGCTTGCGGTTCTTCGTGGCGCCCTCTGCGGGCCTGAGTTCGTTGAGCTTCATGTCTTACCCCTTCACCGTGACGTCGATGAGGTAGGGAATGCGCTTGACCATGCCATGCACATTCGGCGTGTACTCGCACTCCCGCTTGTCTCCGACCTTCTTGAGACCGAGGGTCTGGAGGAACGCACGATGCTTGGGCACGGTGCAGATGCTGGAGCGCCTGAGGGTGATGACGACCTGCTTGCCGAGGAGCTGGGACATTTAGGCCTCCGCCTGATCCAGGCCACGGTTGGTCATGACCGTGTAGGGATCCATGAGGTTCTTGAAACCCTCGAAGGTGGCGCGAACCACGTTGTGGGGGTTGGAGGAACCGAGGCTCTTGGTGAGCACGTTGTTGATGCCGGCGGCTTCCATGATGGCGCGGACGGCGGCGCCGGCGATGATGCCGGTGCCCTCGGGAGCGGGCTTCATGAGGACCGAACCGGAGCCGAAGCGGCCGGTGATGGGATGGGGCAGGCTGCGGTTGGGCGACACGGGAACGTGGATCATGTTCCGCTTGGCGCTCTCGATGCCCTTCTTGATGGCGGAAGGCACTTCCAGCGCCTTGCCGAGGCCGAAGCCCACCTTGCCGTTGCCGTCGCCCACGACCACCAGCGCGCTGAAGGAGAAGTTCTTGCCCCCCTTCACGACCTTGGTGACGCGGCCCACGTAGATGACCTGGTCCTTCATTTCGCCTTGCTGGTCGCCGCTCTGGGAGTTGGGCTTGGTGTCTGGTGCATTGTATGCCATGTTCCTCACCCTCCTAGAACTGGAGCCCGGCAGCCCGGGCGCTGTCAGCCAGCGCCTTGACGCGGCCGTGATAGACATAACCGTTGCGGTCGAACACCACGGACGTGATGCCCTTTTCCTTCAGGCGAGCGGCGATGCTCTCCCCGACGGCCTTGGCGGCTGCGATGTTGGAGCCGGAGGCCAGGGTTTCCCGCAGGCCCTTTTCGAGGGACGAGCTGGCGGCGATGGTGACACCCTGGGTGTCATCCACGGCCTGCACGTAGATCCTCTTGAGGCTCTTGTAGATGGTGAGACGCGGACGCTCGGGGGTGCCGGAAATGCGGCCCCGGATGCGATTCTTGGTCTTCTGACGGCGGATCGAGATGTCGTTAGCCATGGTTGCTCCCTACTTCCCGGTCTTGCCGGCCTTGCGGCGGATGACTTCACCCGTGTACTGGACGCCCTTGCCCTTGTAGGGCTCCGGCTTCCGGTACTTGCGGATGTCCGCTGCGACCTGGCCGACCAACTGGCGGTCGATCCCGGTCACGACGAGGTGAGTGTTCTTTTCCACGGCGATCGTGATGCCCTGGGGAGCGGCATAGTTGATCGGGTGGCTGTAGCCCAGGTCGAGGCGGAGGTTTTCGCCGTCCATGGCAGCCTTGTAGCCGACGCCGACGATGTCCAGTTCCTTCTTCCAGCCCGTGGTCACGCCGACGACGGCGTTGTTGATCAGGGCGCGGGTGAGGCCGTGGAAGGCCCGGTTCTGGGCTTCGTCATTGACGCGGGTAAGGTTGATGGAATCGGCCGCGACTTCGACGGTGATCCCCTGGGGGATCGGGCAGGTCAGCTTGCCCTTGGAGCCTTCGACGACGGCCTCAGCCCCGTGGATGGTCACTTTGACGCCTGACGGCAGTGCCACTGGCTTTTTTCCGATGCGAGACATGATGGTTTCCTTGGAAAGGGTTGGAGAGCGGTTTCTACCAGACGTGGGCCAGGACCTCGCCACCGAGGTTCTGCTTGCGGGCGTCCTTGCCCGTCAGCAGGCCCTTGGGCGTGGTGAGGATGGAGATGCCCAGGCCACCCTGGACCTCGGTGATCTCCTTGACGCCGGCGTAGACGCGGAGGCCGGGGCTGGAGATGCGCTTGAGGCCGTGGATGACCGACTCTCCGGTCTTCACGTACTTGACCTGGATGATGAGGTAGTCGCGGCCCTCGTGCTCGACGGCCTTGTAGCCGTGGATGTAGCCTTCCTGCTTCAGGATGGCGGAGAGACGCTCCTTCATCTTGCTGGCGGGCACGACCACGGCGTCGTGGCCGGCCATGATGCCATTGCGGAGGCGGGTGAGGTAATCGGCGATCGGATCAGTGTTCATGGATGCCTCTCCTTACCAGCTGGACTTCTGGACGCCCGGGAGCTCGCCGGCGAGGGCGTGCTTGCGGAAACAAAGGCGGCAGAGTTCGAACTTGCGCATGTAGCCCCGGGGACGGCCGCACACCTTGCAGCGGTTCCGGTGCTGAGTGGAAAACTTGGGCTTGACGCTGTCCTTGTAGATCTTGTTGGTGCTAGCCATGTGGGCTCCCTATTTCCGGAAAGGCATGCCCAGGTGGGCAAGCAGGGCACGGGCCTCGGGGTCCGTGGGCGCTGAAGTCACGAAGGTGATGTTCATCCCCTTCATCTTTTCAACCTTGGAGTAGTCGATCTCCTGGAAGATCAGCTGGTCCTTGAGGCCGAGCGTGTAGTTGCCGCGTCCGTCGAAGGACTTGGTGGGGACGCCGCGGAAGTCGCGGACGCGGGGGAGCGACAGGCTCACCAGGCGGTCCAGGAATTCCCACATGCGGTTGCCACGCAGGGTCACCATGCAGGCGATGGGCATGCCCTCGCGCAGCTTGAACTGGGCGACGCTCTTCTTGGCCTTCCGGACGACGGCCTTCTGGCCGGCGATCGCGGTGAGCTCTTCCACGGCGACGTCCAGGACCTTGATGTTCTGGATGGCGTCGCCGACGCCCATGTTGATGACGATCTTGTTCAAACGGGGCACTTGCATCGCAGAGGTGTACCCGAATTCCGATTGAAGCTTCCCGGCCACTTCGGCGTGGTAACGGGCCTTGATGCGGGGTTCCGCACTAGTAGGCATTCTTTCCTCCATTTCCGGGGGACGACTACATCCCCAGGGTTCGGGAGGGCGAAAGGGCTTGGTACCGGCGGTCCGGCCCGTTTCCTTCCAACCTCGGTTGTCAAAGTGTTCCGCCGACGGACATCCATCGGCGGAATGGCCATTCTCTCACAGATGTGAAGGAACGGGATGGAAAATTCTTACTCGGCCCGCTTGCGGGTGGGCTTCTGGGTGGTGGGGTCGATCAGCATCACGTTGGAGGCGTGGATGGGAGCCTCCTTGGAGATGATGCCGCCGCCTTCACCGGTCTGCTGGTTGGGCTTGGTGGCCTTCTTGATCATGTTCAGGCCGCCGACGATCACCTTGTTGGTGGCGGGCTGGACCTTGGCGATCTGGCCGCGCTTGCCCTTTTCCTTGCCCGCGATGACGACCACTTCGTCGCCCTTCTTGAGCTTCATCTTGGTCGGTTTGTCCATTAGAGCACCTCAGGGGCGAGGGAAACGATCTTCATGTACTTCCGCTCGCGCAGCTCGCGGGCCACGGGTCCGAAGACGCGGGTTCCGACCGGTTCGCCATCCTTCTTGATGATGACGGCGGCGTTCTCGTCGAAGCGGATGTAGGACCCGTCCTTGCGGCGGAAGGCCTTCCGCTGGCGGACGATGACGGCCTGGACGACGGCCTTCTTCTTGACCGTGCCGCCCGGGATGGCTTCCTTGACGGAAGCGGTGATGACGTCGCCCAGCTGGGCGATCCTGCCCACACCGCCGCCCAGGGGCAGGATGCAGCAGATCTTCTTTGCGCCGGAGTTGTCGGCGACGGTTAGCATGGATCCCATCTGAATCATATCGGCTCCTTACTCGCCAGCTTTCTGGGTGATCTCGAGGACCATCCAGCGCTTGCGCTTGGAAAGGGGACGGGACTCCACGATCTTGACCACGTCGCCGATCTGGCAGGCATTGGTCTCGTCATGGGCCATGAATTTCGCGGTCTGCTTCACGGTCCGGGAGTACAGGGGGTGCTGGAACTTGCGCTCCACCTTCACCACCACCGTCTTGTCGGCCTTGTTGGAGACCACTACGCCACTGCGAATCATCTTATGTTCTAGGCTCATGGTTTCCTCACACAGCCAGTTTGGACTTGAGGGCGGTCTTGACGCGGGCCAGTTCGCGACGCGTCTTGCGGATCTCGGCAGTGTTCTCCACCTGTCCCACGGCATGCTGGAAGCGGAGGGTGAACCGCTTGGCGGCCAGGTCGGCCTCCAGCTGCGCCAGCTCCTCGATGCTCTTGCCAGCCAGTTCGCTGAATGGATTCTTCTTGTTCATCTCGTGCCTCTCACTCTTCCGGGGGGGTTCGGGAGATGAACTCGGTGGCCACGGAGAGCTTCATCTGCGCGAGGCGCAGGGCCTCCTTCGCAGTGGCTTCGTCCACACCTTCCATCTCGAACAGGATGCGGCCGGGACGGATCACGGCAACCCAGCCATCGGGCGCGCCCTTGCCGGAACCCATGCGGGTCTCGGCCGGCTTGCTGGTGGTGGGCCGGTCGGGGAAGATCCGGATCCAGATGCGCCCGCCGCGCTTGATGTGGCGGGTCATGGCGATACGGGCGGCCTCGATCTGCCGGTTGGTGAGCCAGCAGTGCTCGAGGGCCTTGAGTCCATAGTCGCCGAAGGAAATTTCGTTGCCGCGGGTCGAGACGCCGCAGGTGCGGCCCTTCTGGACTTTGCGGTGCTTGACCTTATTAGGCATCAACATGGCTGTTACCTCAGCGCTTCACGGTTTCGACGGCGGCTTCGGCGAGGTTGACCCACACCTTGACGCCGATGATGCCGTAGGTGGTGTTGGCCTCGGCAAAGCCGTAGTCAACGTTGGCCCGGATCGTCTGGAGGGGCATCTGGCCGGAGAGATAGTCCTCGGTGCGGGCGATCTCGGCACCGTTCAGACGACCGGAAACCTTGATCTTGAAACCCTTGGCGCCGAAGCGGATGGCGGCTTCCTCGGCCTTGCGCATGGCACGGCGGAAGGCGATGCGGCGCTCGAGCTGCTGGGCGACGCCCTCGGCCACGAGCTGCGCGTCGATCTCGGGCTTCTTGATCTCCTGGATGTCGACGCTCACGGGGCGCTTGAGCTTGGCCTGGAGCTCCTCGCGGAGCTTGTCGATCTCCGCGCCCTTGCGGCCGATGACGATGCCGGGGCGGGCGGTGAAGATGCGCACGGTCACCTTGTCGGCGGCGCGCTCGATGTCGATCTTGGACACCATGGCGTTCAGGCCGTGGAGCTGCTTCTTCAGTTCGCGGCGGAGCTTGAGATCCTCGTGGAGGAGGGTCGCGTACTCACGCTTGGAAAACCACTTGGAGTGCCAGTTCTTGTTGTGGACAAGACGGAATCCGTACGGATGAACTTTCTGACCCATGGTTTATTCCTCCCGGCCGAGTTGGAGCGTGATGTGGCAGGTGCGCTTCTGCACGCGGTAGGCCCGGCCCATGGGGGCGGGGCGGACACGCTTCATGCGGAAGCCCTCGTCCACGAAGGCGCTCTTGACGAAGAGCTCGTCGGGGTTGACGGCGGCATCCTTGTCGATGGCGTTGGCCACCGCGGAGTCCAGGATCTTCTTGATGTGGCCGGCGGCGTACTTCTTGGTGGAGGCCAGGATCCACTGGGCCTCGCCCACCTTCTTGCCGCGGATGAGATCGATCACGAGCCGGGCCTTCTGGGCGGAGCCGCGAAGGTGCCGGAGCGTGGCGGTGCTTACGATGGTCGTCATCTTACTTCCCCTTGGCCTTGGCGTCGGACTTGCCGGCGTGGCCCCTGAAGGTGCGGGTCAGGGAGAACTCCCCCAGCTTGTGGCCCACCATGTTGTCGGTGACGTAGACAGGGATGAACTTGTTGCCGTTGTGCACGGCGATGGTGAGGCCGATCATCGTGGGGACCACCGTGGAGCGCCGCGACCAGGTCTTGATGACCCGCTTGTCGTTGAGCTGCTGGGCGGTGTCCACCTTCTTCTGGAGGTGGGCATCGATGAACGGACCTTTTTTAAGCGAACGAGCCATTGACTACCCCTCCTAGTTGATCCGCTTGACGATGAATTTGGTGGTGCGCTTGTTGGAGCGCGTCTTGTAGCCGCGAGTCGGCTGGCCCCAGGGCGTCACGGGGTGACGGCCGCCGGAGGTGCGGCCTTCGCCGCCGCCGTGGGGGTGATCCACCGGGTTCATGACCACGCCGCGGACCGTCGGGCGAACGCCCAGCCAGATGCGACGGCCGGCCTTGCCCAGGGCGACGTTCTCGTGCTGCAGGTTGCCGACCTTGCCGATGGTGGCGTAGCACTCGAGGTGGATCTTGCGGATCTCGCCGGAGGGCATGCGCAGCTGGGCGTAGTCGACGTCCTTGGCCACCACCTGGGCGAAGGTGCCGGCGGCGCGGGCGATCTGCCCGCCCTTGCCGGGCTTCAGCTCGATGTTGTGGACTTCGGTGCCGAGCGGGATGTTCTTGATGGGCAGGGAATTGCCAACCAGGATGTCCGCGTTCTTGCCGGACAGGACGGTGCGGCCCACTTCCAGGCCGTCGGGGGCCAGGATGTAGCGCTTCTCGCCGTCGGCGTAGATCAGGAGCGCGATGCGGGCGGAGCGGTTGGGGTCGTACTCGATGGTGGCGACCCGGGCCGGAACGTCAGCCTTGTTGCGCTTGAAGTCGATGATGCGGTAGCGGCGCTTGTGGCCGCCGCCGATGTGGCGGGTGGTGATGCGGCCCGTGTTGGACCGGCCACCCGAACGGGTGCGGGTGCCGAGGAGGGTGCGCTCGGGGCGATCGGTGGTGATCTCCTCGAAGCCCTGCTTGGACATGCCCCGCTGACCGGGGGTCGTGGGTTTGAGCAGCTTGATGCTCATGATTATCCTCATGCCTCAAAGTGGCCGGGCGATAGTGGCATTTCTTGTCCGCCCGGCGAATGGATGAACGGTCGCTACTGCGCGGCCTCGGTGGCCTCGACCAGTTCGATATAGGCCTTCTTCTTGTTTCCGGTCGTGCCCATCCAACGGCCGAGACGCTTGCTCTTGCTGGGCATCTTGACGGTGCGGATGGACTTGACCTTCGCCTGGAGAAGGAGTTCGGCGGCTTCCTTGATCTGGTGCTTGGAGGCCCAGACGGCGACCTCGAAGACCTGGATGTTGGCCTCGCGCAGGAGCTGTCCCTTCTCGGTGAGGAGGGGCTTGCGGATCACTTCGAAAATCTTGGTCATGGCTTCACCACTTCCTGGAGGGCCAGAATGGCTTCCTTGGAGAAGACAACCTGGTCGAACTTCAGAAGGTCATAGACGTTGACGCCCAGGCTCTCGATGGTGTGGAGCTTGGGGTTGTTGCCCGCGGCAAGGGTCGCCTTGTCGGAGGTGCCGACCAGGAGGGCCGAACCGTCCACGCCCAGCTTGGTCAGGGTCGCGATGAGGGACTTGGTCTTGTGGGAATCCACAGCCCAGTTCTCGACGACCACCACCTGCCCGGAGGCGAACTTGGCGGAGAGGGCGTTCCGCAGGGCGGAACGGCGGGCCCGCTTGGGGAACGCGTAGTCGAAGCAGCGGGGGTTCGGACCGTGGGCCGTGCCGCCGCCCTTCCAGATGATGGAGCGGATGGAACCGACGCGGGCGCGACCGGTGCCCTTCTGCTTCCAAAGCTTGCGACCCGAACCGGAGACCTCGGACTTGTCCTTGGTCTTGGCGGTGCCGGCCCGGCGCCTGGCCAGGTGGTGCCGCACGGATTCCCAGATCAGGTGGTTGTTGATCTCTTCAAGCTTGAACACCTCGGCCATGAGCTCGACGGTGTCGACCTGCTTGTTTTCCAGGTTCAGAACGGGATGAGAGAAGACCGCCATGTTACGCCTCCTGCTTGATCACGACGTAGCCGCCCTTGGGGCCGGGAACGGCGCCTTTGATGAGCAGCAGGTTGTTCTCGGCGTCGACGCGGGCCACTTCCAGATTGCGGACGGTGACCTGCTCGGCGCCCATGTGGCCGCCCATGCGCATACCGGGCCACACACGGGAGGGGTAGGACGAGCCGCCGATGGAGCCGGGGGCGCGGTGGAACATGGAGCCGTGGGTCGCGCGGCCGCCCTTGAAGTGGTGGCGCTTCATGACGCCGGCGAAGCCCTTGCCCTTGCTGATGCCGGTGACGTGCACCTTCGCGCCGCCCTCGAACTCGCCAGCCAGGATGGAGTCGCCTTCCTTGAGCGTGTCGGTGGCGTCCACCTTCAGCTCGCGGAGCACCCGGACGGGGGCCACGCCGTGCTTCTCGCAGTGGCCCTTCTCGGGCTTGGAGGCGCGCTTGCCGCCGGCGGGATCCACAAACCCCACCTGCACGGCCTCGTAGCCGTCGCGGGCCACGGTCTTGCGCATCACGACCACGCACGGGCCGGCCTGGATTACGGTTACCGGGACAACCTGTCCCTTTTCATTGAAGATCTGGGTCATGCCCAGCTTCTTGCCGATGATTCCCTTGGTCATTATCGTCGCCTCCCTTTACCTGTTGCCCTGCCGGCTGAACACCTTGATCTCGACATCCACACCCGCCGGGAGGTCCAGGCGCATGAGGGTGTCCACGGTGTTCTGCGTGGGGTTCAGGATGTCGAGGAGCCGCTTGTGGGTGCGGATCTCGAACTGGTCGCGGCTCTTCTTGTCGACGTGGGGAGAGCGGTTGACGGTGTACTTCGACGTGCGCGTGGGAAGGGGGATGGGCCCCGCAACCTGCGCCCCGGTGCGCTTGGCAGTCTCCACGATTTCGCGGGTGGACTGGTCCAGCAGACGGTGGTCGAAGGCTCGCAGACGGATGCGAATATTGTCTTTCATCTTCACTCCAGTGGGACGGGTGTACCGTCCATAGACGTGGGGCGCTGACCGCCCATGGGTTTTGTTGTCCCGATAGCAGGGACAGGGCTAGTCAGAATAGCAAAAGCCATCGATTTCGCAATGGCTTTTTTTGATTTTCAAGGCTGCAGGGGAGGTTTCCCCCCCCGGCGAGCTTCGTATTTGGAGGTCTCGATCCATGGGATCTCGGGCGACCTCACCCCCGGATGGGGGCTGTGACTGCGTCCGGCGCCTAGACGCCCGGAATTCTGCTACTTGGTGCCGCGGACCTTGGCGATCACTTCTTCCGCCACGTTCCGGGGAGCCTCGTCGTAATGGCTGAACTGCATGGTGTAGTTGCCGCGGCCCTGGGTCATGCCGCGCAGGCTGGTGGAGTAGGCGAACATCTCGGCCAGGGGGACCTGGGCGGTGACGACCTTGACGCCGGCCCGGTCTTCCATGTTCTCGATGCGGCCGCGGCGGCTGTTCAGGTTGCCGATCACGTCGCCCATGTAGTCCTCGGGGACCACGACCTCGACGGCCATGATGGGCTCGAGCAGCACGGGGTTGGCCTTCTCGCAGCCGTTCTTGAAGCCCATGGAGCCGGCGATCTTGAACGCCATCTCGTTGGAGTCCACCTCGTGGTAGCTTCCGTCGTAGAGGGTGATCTTGATGTCCACGCAGGGGTAGCCGGCCAGGACGCCGGACTGCATGGCCTCCTGGATGCCCTGGTCGACGGGCTTGATGTATTCCTTGGGGATGACGCCGCCCTTGATGTCGTTGACGAACTCGTAGCCCTTGCCCTGCTCGTTGGGCTCGACGTAGATCTTGACGTGGCCGTACTGGCCGCGGCCACCGGACTGGCGCACGAACTTGCCTTCGGCTTCCACGCGCTTGCGGATGGTTTCGCGGTAGGCCACCATGGGCTTGCCCACGTTGGCTTCCACCTTGAACTCGCGCATCATGCGGTCGACGATGATCTCCAGGTGGAGCTCGCCCATGCCGGCGATGATGGTCTGGCCGGTCTCGGGGTCGGTCTTCACCTTGAAGGTGGGATCCTCCTGGGCCAGGCGGCTGAGGGCGATGCCCATCTTCTCCTGGTCGACCTTGGTCTTGGGCTCGATGGACACCTGGATGACGGGATCCGGGAAGTCCATGGACTCCAGGATCACGGGGTGGTTCTCGTCGCAGATGGTCTGCCCGGTGAGGACGTCCTTGAAGCCCACGGCGGCGCCGATGTCGCCCGTGCGGACCTCGTCGATGTCCTCGCGCTTGTTGGCGTGCATCTGGAGGAGGCGCCCGATGCGCTCGCGGCGGCCCTTGTTGGCGTTGTAGACGCCCGAGCCCGCGGCGAGGACGCCGGAGTAGACGCGGATGAAGGCGAGGCTGCCCACGAAGGGGTCGGCCATGATCTTGAAGATCAGGGCGCTGAAGGGCTCACTGTCCTTGGCCTGGCGCTCGATCGGGTTGCCGTCGAGGTCGTGGCCCTGGATGGCGGGCACGTCCAGGGGGCTGGGCATGTAGCTGACGACGCAGTCGAGCAGGGGCTGGACGCCCTTGTTCTTGAACGCCGAGCCGCAGCACATGGGGGTGAAGGCGAGGCTCAGGCAGCCCTTGCGGATGCCGGTGCGGATCTCGTCCTCGGTGAGGGTCTCGCCGCTGAGGTACTTGTCCATCAGGACGTCGTCGGTCTCGGCGACCATCTCGACCATCTTCTCGTGCCACTCGTTGGCGGTGTCGACCAGATCCTCGGGGATCTCGCCGTACTCCACCTCGAAGCCCTTGTCGCCCTCGCTGAAGGTCAGGCCCTTCATGAGGACCAGGTCGACCACGCCCTTGAAGTGCTCCTCGGCCCCGATGGGGATCTGGATGGGCATGGGCCGGGCCTTGATGCGGGTGCGCATCATCTCGCAGACGCGGAAGAAGTCGGCGCCGGGGCGGTCCATCTTGTTCACGAAGCCCAGGCGGGGCACGCCGTACTTGTCGGCCTGGCGCCACACGGTCTCGCTCTGGGGCTCGACGCCGCCGACGGCGCAGAACACCGCCACGGAACCGTCCAGCACGCGCAGGCTGCGCTCCACCTCGGCGGTGAAGTCCACGTGCCCGGGGGTGTCGATGATGTTGACGCGGTGCTCGATGTCCTTGAGGAAGCCCGTCTGGGCCGTCCAGGAGGCCGTGATGGCCGCGGAGGTGATGGTGATGCCGCGCTCCTGTTCCTGGACCATCCAGTCGGTGGTGGCCGCGCCCTCATGCACCTCGCCGATCTTGTGGATCTTGCCGGTGTAATAGAGGATACGCTCCGTCGTCGTGGTCTTGCCGGCATCGATGTGGGCCATGATGCCGATGTTTCGGTAGCGCTCGAGGGGAGTCGTGCGGGCCACGGGGGCCTCCTTCAGAGTTCAGAAATCAAATATCAGACGCGGGATCAACGTTCACTGTGCAAAAACGGGGGCCGATCCGTCATGATCGGCCCCGGTCATGCAGGTCCTGTACCTACCAGCGGAAGTGGGCGAAGGCCTTGTTGGCCTCGGCCATCTTGTGGACGTCGTCCTTCTTCTTCACGGAGGAACCGCGGAAGTTCATGGCGTCCAGGATCTCGCCGGCGAGCTTGTCGCGCATGGTGCGCTCGCCGCGGCCGGCGGAATAGGTCTTCAGCCAGCGCATCGCCAGGGACTGGCGGCGGCCCTGGGGGACCTCCACGGGAACCTGGTAGGTGGCGCCGCCGACGCGGCGGGACTTCACCTCGACGGAGGGCTTGATGTTGTTGAGGGCCTTCTGGAAGGCCTCGAGGGCCTCCTCGCCGGACTTCTTGGCCACGATCTCAAGCGCACCGTAGAGGATGCG from Geothrix sp. 21YS21S-2 includes these protein-coding regions:
- the secY gene encoding preprotein translocase subunit SecY, with the protein product MEKLRQLFSNPELRKRLLFTLTMLVIYRLGVHVSVPGVNAEALAKNLGKAGDLLNVVDLFSGGAFKKFSVFALGITPYITASIVLQLMGAVVPALENLQKKEGEAGRQKINQWTRFLTVGLAFVQGFGIASLAQSLGPDVVINPGLGFKILCAFTLSTGTIFVMWIGEQITDRGVGNGISLLIFAGIVSGLPKAMETIGTMFMASLKGAGNVAPPGVFLLLLASMTVVLLAVVLVENAYRNIPIHYARRVDSSRMASQRSSYLPLKVNTAGVMPVIFASSVIFFPATIAQFTRWEWLSKASSYISPQSHFWTYTPIFVGVVIFFAFFYTSIVFNPDETADNMKRSGGYIPGIRPGKETSVYMDSILSKLTFAGAVYLALVSIVPLVITNSMPGLNFYFGGTSLLIVVGVAMDTVAQLESYQVMRRYDGFLEKGRIRGGRLARSGAKTP
- the rplO gene encoding 50S ribosomal protein L15 → MKLNELRPAEGATKNRKRIGRGKGSGNGKTAGAGEKGQKSRRGYSSQRGFEGGQMPLHRRLPKRGFTNIHAIQLQELGLDFISTHFAEGETVCLEAMKDKNLLDPKMGGIVVLKRGELTHKITVVADRVTKGAREAILAVGGTIQEPPCSKQASK
- the rpmD gene encoding 50S ribosomal protein L30, which gives rise to MSQLLGKQVVITLRRSSICTVPKHRAFLQTLGLKKVGDKRECEYTPNVHGMVKRIPYLIDVTVKG
- the rpsE gene encoding 30S ribosomal protein S5 — translated: MKDQVIYVGRVTKVVKGGKNFSFSALVVVGDGNGKVGFGLGKALEVPSAIKKGIESAKRNMIHVPVSPNRSLPHPITGRFGSGSVLMKPAPEGTGIIAGAAVRAIMEAAGINNVLTKSLGSSNPHNVVRATFEGFKNLMDPYTVMTNRGLDQAEA
- the rplR gene encoding 50S ribosomal protein L18, whose amino-acid sequence is MANDISIRRQKTKNRIRGRISGTPERPRLTIYKSLKRIYVQAVDDTQGVTIAASSSLEKGLRETLASGSNIAAAKAVGESIAARLKEKGITSVVFDRNGYVYHGRVKALADSARAAGLQF
- the rplF gene encoding 50S ribosomal protein L6, giving the protein MSRIGKKPVALPSGVKVTIHGAEAVVEGSKGKLTCPIPQGITVEVAADSINLTRVNDEAQNRAFHGLTRALINNAVVGVTTGWKKELDIVGVGYKAAMDGENLRLDLGYSHPINYAAPQGITIAVEKNTHLVVTGIDRQLVGQVAADIRKYRKPEPYKGKGVQYTGEVIRRKAGKTGK
- the rpsH gene encoding 30S ribosomal protein S8; the protein is MNTDPIADYLTRLRNGIMAGHDAVVVPASKMKERLSAILKQEGYIHGYKAVEHEGRDYLIIQVKYVKTGESVIHGLKRISSPGLRVYAGVKEITEVQGGLGISILTTPKGLLTGKDARKQNLGGEVLAHVW
- a CDS encoding type Z 30S ribosomal protein S14; translation: MASTNKIYKDSVKPKFSTQHRNRCKVCGRPRGYMRKFELCRLCFRKHALAGELPGVQKSSW
- the rplE gene encoding 50S ribosomal protein L5 produces the protein MPTSAEPRIKARYHAEVAGKLQSEFGYTSAMQVPRLNKIVINMGVGDAIQNIKVLDVAVEELTAIAGQKAVVRKAKKSVAQFKLREGMPIACMVTLRGNRMWEFLDRLVSLSLPRVRDFRGVPTKSFDGRGNYTLGLKDQLIFQEIDYSKVEKMKGMNITFVTSAPTDPEARALLAHLGMPFRK
- the rplX gene encoding 50S ribosomal protein L24, with protein sequence MDKPTKMKLKKGDEVVVIAGKEKGKRGQIAKVQPATNKVIVGGLNMIKKATKPNQQTGEGGGIISKEAPIHASNVMLIDPTTQKPTRKRAE
- the rplN gene encoding 50S ribosomal protein L14 — its product is MIQMGSMLTVADNSGAKKICCILPLGGGVGRIAQLGDVITASVKEAIPGGTVKKKAVVQAVIVRQRKAFRRKDGSYIRFDENAAVIIKKDGEPVGTRVFGPVARELRERKYMKIVSLAPEVL
- the rpsQ gene encoding 30S ribosomal protein S17, whose protein sequence is MSLEHKMIRSGVVVSNKADKTVVVKVERKFQHPLYSRTVKQTAKFMAHDETNACQIGDVVKIVESRPLSKRKRWMVLEITQKAGE